CCCACCGCACACAGCCACTTTTTCGATGGGTTTGCCCAGATCCCGGGTGTAGCGAATCACCCCTGTCTGAAATTGCAACTTGAGGTGTTTTAATAAATCGAACAACAACACAGGAGTCCTGAAATTTCCCAGAACTCCGGCGCCAATGTCTCCTGTATTTTCAAAACTTGGTTTGAGAATGCGAAGATCTGTAAGACCAATTTTTTGGGCTATTTTTTGATTGACCCCTGATTTCAGCACATTGTCCAGGTTGGTGTGAATCGCGTAGATGGCGATTCCTTTTTGAATGGCTAAAATGATGGTACGCTGCACATAGTCTTCACCCGTCAAAGACTTGATTCCTTTGAATATAACCGGATGATGACAAACCACTACATTGCACTGCATTTTTTCAGCTTCCAGCAGGACCTCTTCGGTGCAATCCAGACTGCACAGCACTCCGGTGACCATCGCTTCACGACTTCCTGTAAGCAATCCGCAGTTGTCGTAGGATTCCTGCAAATGCAGGGGTGCAATGCTTTCTAAAAATTCGCAGAGATCTTTTATCAAAATTGCCTGATTCATTTCTTTTACATTGGATCTGTTATCGTCTGGTCATTTCCCTTCTTCTGTTTCTATTGTAAAAATACATAATAATCAATGCCGTTATACCCAGCACAAGATTGGTGGCAAACTGTGCACAAAAGAATGAAATATTGGCAAATGAAAAAGCATTCACCTGATCAATTTGATAATAGGCAAGACTCAGCATGACCAAATAATGATAACTGCCAATTCCGCCAGGGGTAGGAATCAGCATCCCCAAAGAACCAAAAACATAAACCACAAGGCCTGCCCCAAAGGATAGATGCGATGTGGGTTCGAAAGCCTGCATGGCAGCAAACAGCATCACATAAAACCAAAACCAAATCATAAACGTATAAAAGAAAAATGCCTTTGGCTCTTTGATTTTTTTAACCGACGAGACCCCTTCGTAAAAGCCTTTGACCTTGTGCTTTATATCCCTGATCAGCGGCCAATTTTTCCATTGATGTCTCGTCAAAAATATGAGCAGACTCATCAACAGGCCAAGGATGGGCAAAACCAGTTTTTGATACACCGGAACGGATGCCAAATGAGCGTCATACAGTGATTTGAAGGCTGGTATTTGGGTCAAAACAGTGAGTACAATGATCAGGGCCATGGCAATTAAATCCAGGACCCGGTCAATAAAAACAGTTCCCAGTGATTTGTCGATGGGTATCCGCTCATAACGGCTAATCATGGCAGCCCTTACGAATTCTCCGCTGCGGGGAAAACCAAGATTGGCAAAGTAGGAGACGAGGATGGTCCCAACGGTGTTTATTTTATGTGGTTTATAACCAAGGGGCTCGAAGATAAGCAACCATCTGAGCGCCCTGAAATAGTTGCTTAGATAAAATGCAATAAAAACGACCACCACAAAAACCCATCTGATTTCCACCAGATCGTTCAAGAGCTTTTTCCAAAGGATGCAATCGGCAGAAGCTATATTGTTGAGCTGACAATAGGCTTTGTAGGATTCATCCTGTTTTTGATACAACCACCACAAAATGGCAACGCCAAGTGCCAGAAAAAAAAGAAATTGTACAAATTTTTTAAGAAAAGGGGCCAAAATCAAAGTTCTTTGATCTGGTTCTTGTCATCTACAAAAATAGAAATGGGGTGGAAGTTCTTGGCTTCCTCAGGGGTCATGATGGCATAGGAGATGACGATAATAATGTCTCCTATTTCCGCTTTGCGTGCGGCTGCCCCATTGAGACAAACCATGCCCGAACCCTTTTCACCTTTGATAACATAGGTTTCAAATCGCTCCCCATTGTTGTTGTTTACAATCTGGACTTTTTCGCCTTCGTAAAGATTGGCTGCCTCCATGAGGGTTTCGTCGATGGTGATGCTGCCCACATAATGAAGATTGGCCTGCGTGACAGTCGCTCGGTGAATTTTTGATTTGAAAAACTGCAATAGCATGGCACAAAGTTATTTAATCTGATTGAAACGATTATGTTAAGTCAAAATCCATCCAAAAGGTTCATTGTTCGGGTCCTTTTAGCACAACATTATCGATCAGTCGAATGTCGCCCGCCCAACAGGCTACACAAGCCACAATATAAGAATGTGAATTTGGATCAGACACCTTCTCTAGATTGTAAGCATCGACGATCTCCAAATACTCTACCCTCAAGCCCTTGTCTTCTATCATTTGAATGGCTCTTTTTATTGCATTTGGAAGGTCCTTGGTTCCATTGATTTTCATTAATCTCTTCAATGCCTGAAAAATGACGGGTGCTTTTGCTCTAAATTCTGGTGTAAGTCTCATGTTTCTGGAACTCATCGCCAGACCATCGGATTCTCTTAAAGTGGGGCCTATGATCAGCCGGACCGGCAAATTGAGTTTCTGAATCATGTGCCTGACCAGGGTATGCTGTTGGAAATCCTTTTGACCCATGTAGAGTTCATCCGGTTGCACCAGGTCCAATAATCTTTTGACAACTTGCAACATTCCTTCAAAATGTCCGGGCCTAAATATTCCTTCCATGACCAAATCCAATCCATCCAAATCAAGTCCTGAAAATGGTACAAAATCATCGGGATAAACTTCCTCTACGGAAGGAATAAAAACAAGGGCGCAATTGGATTTGGTCAGCAATTCGATGTCCTGAGAAACCATCCTTGGGTATCTCTGAAAATCCTCTTTGTTGTTAAATTGGCTGGGATTGATAAAAATGCTGACGATCGGAATTCGCCCTGCTGATTTGGCCGCACTGACCAAACTGAGATGGCCTTTGTGGAGTGCTCCCATGGTAGGCACAAATGCAATTCGATGTCCTTCTGCCTTCCAGCCATTGGTCACTTTTTGCAAGTCCTCTGTTGTTTCAGCAATGATCATTCAAATAATCAATTTGTACAGCAATGATTGGCAAAAGAATCGAACTTACCTCATTCTGGGCATCCTTCTTTTGCCGCCGGGTCTAAACATCATTCTCTGGTCCATTTGTCCCATAGACTTTACCTTACCTTGCTGCGACATCACCTGATCAATCATTTTGACCTGATCCTTGAAAAGTTCTTTGGAATAATTTAGTTTTTTGAATTCCCGGTAGGTATTGTTTGCCTGGGTCCACCGATTTTTCTGGATGTGGATATTGATCATCTGTATCAGAATCATGGCTTTCTCATTGTCGGTGGGAAGCTTCAATGCAAGCGCCTGATTAAACCACTGTTCGGCTTCTGCCACGCGGTCTCTTTGCATGTCCATTGACCCTTTGATGAGAAAATAATAGGCGCGATTGGTCACGTACAATAATTTAGGACTGAAGGTCAGATTCAATCTTTTCTCACATGCATCAAAATCCATGGTTTGCATCATCTGAGCAGCAGATTGGATGGTGCCGAGCAGAAGGTAACTGACCAGCAATACCAAACCAATTAAAATCAGAGGAAAGGCATACCAAAAGCCAAGGGTGAAAGCAAGTACAGTCCCTCCGATTAAAAACAAAGCAATCAGAAAAAACTTAAGATAAATATGGATGGTAAACATAATATGGCATCGAAATTGAAAAGCAAAGGTATAAATATTTGGAGACCATTAATTTTATGGGGAAACTTATAACAAAATAAGCCGAGTTCCGTTTGTATCTGTTTATCCACAGTTGCCTTTTGAGGCGTTTCAAAACCTGATGATGAAGAATATTAAATCTACTTTATTTTTAATTTGTAGTCTGTTTGTATTCACCCTGTTTGGGCAAAGCATTCCATCCATCATTCCTAAGCCAAAGTCCATCAAAATGGCGGGCGGACAGGTGACCGTTCGCGACATCCAGACCATTGTGATACCAAAGAAAAATATTGAAATTAAAAATCTGGCCCTTCAATATGCAAGCGCGTTGGGACTTGATAAATACCAGATCACAGAGCAACAAAAACCAGAATTTGCAAAAAACAAATCCCTTGTGTTTCAGCTGGTGAATCAGGAAAATCAAAACGATTATTACTCCTTCACGGTCACAAAAAATGGAATCCTCGTGGCCGCCAATGGACCCAAAGGAGTGTTCTATGCTTTACAAACATTAATCCAGCTGTTGGAGTCTTCCAATCAAACTGAAAAAACACTTCCATTTATTTCGATTGAAGATGAACCAGTTTTCGGATACAGAGGAATGCATCTCGATGTAGCCAGACATTTTTTTCCGGTGGCTGCGGTCAAAAGATATCTGGATTTATTGGCCAGGTACAAAATGAATTACTTCCACTGGCATCTCACCGATGACCAGGGATGGAGGATAGAAATAAAAAAATTTCCTAAATTAACTGAAGTCGGGGCTTACAGAAAGGGTACTGCCTTGGGTCATGCACATGATGCAAAAGATCAAAAAGACCAAGAAGATTACGGCTCGTATTATACCCAGGAAGAAATCAAAGAAATCATCCAATACGCCAAAGAAAGACATATTGAAATCATTCCTGAAATTGAAATGCCGGGACATTCTTCTGCTGCATTGGCTGCCTATCCGGAATTTGGATGTACGGGTGGGCCCTATCATGTGGCATCTCATTGGGGAGTATTCAAAGATGTGTTTTGTACCAAGGATACTGCACTCTGGTTTGTGAAAGAGGTGCTCGGCGAGGTCTGTGATCTTTTTCCGGGTAAATACTTCCATGTAGGTGGAGACGAAGTACCCAAGGATCGTTGGAAAGCTTGTTCCAACTGTCAGTCCATCCGAAAAAGACAGGGACTGAAATCAGAAGACGAACTTCAAAGCTATTTTATAGAGCAGGTGGGTATTTATTTATTCAACCGTGGTAAAAAACTCATCGGATGGGATGAGATCATGGAAGGAGGTTTGGCTCCAAATGCAACGGTCATGTCCTGGAGAGGTACGAAAGGCGGTATTGAGGCCGCAAAACTCAAACACGAGGTGATTATGTGTCCGGGATCCCATTGTTATTTTGACCACTATCAGTCAGAATCTTCCAAAGAACCTCTTGCCATTGGTGGTTATACCAGTCTGGAAAAGGTCTATGGCTTCAAGCCAATCCCGGAAGAATTAAAATCCGATGAGCGGAGATTTGTATTGGGTGCGCAGGGCAATTTATGGACGGAATACATTCCAGGTGAAGAGCATTTACAGTACATGGCCTTTCCAAGAGCGATTGCATTGGCCGAGATTTTGTGGTCAGAATCGAATGCGTTGGACTATAAAAATTTTGTGGAAAGGCTGGCGCAACACAGCAATTGGTTTAAGAAAAATAAATTCGGATTTTGCAACGCCTACCTCGATTTGGCGTATCAGACATCGACGGCTTCCGATGGGGTTAAATTCACTTTTGTCAAACCACCAGTCGATGGTCGCATACTGCTGGAATCTGAAAAACCGGACGAAGGAATCGTACAGGAATATCCTGTTTCAGATTCTTTCCTTTTGGAAAAAGATTTAGAATTTGGGGCTTGGTATCAGTTGCCTGATAAAACCCTGGGCAGGGCTCTGCGGCTTCATTTCCAAAAGCATCTTGCGGCTGGAAAAAGTATCCAATTAAAATACAATCCTTCTGCAAAATATCCGGGATCTGGAGCACAATGTCTGGTCAACGGATTTTCTGCTCCTTCCCATAAATTTGGTGGTTCAGAATGGATGGGCTTTGAAGCTGATGATCTTGAAGCAGATATAGATCTGGGTACGGAAAAAGACATTCAAAATATTTCTATTCAATTTTATCAGGCCAATGATTCCTGGATTTATGCGCCCGAAGAAATCCTTGTTTACAGTTCTCAGGATGGTAAGCAATACGATCAGATCCAAAAAGTGCAAGTCCCTTTAAGTCCTAAAAAAATCATCCTTCAGGAGATTGCATTAAAACAAAAAACTAAATCCAGATACCTCAGGATTGTTGCCAAAAATGCAGGACGCATCGCTGAAGGTCTTCCCGGTGCAGGACACAAGGCCTGGTTGTTTGTGGGGGAGATTAGGGTGGAGTAAGTCTTAATTAAGTTAAAAAGCAATTAGTCATTACTTTAGGATGTCACAATTTACCCAATTTAGCATATAGTTCTTTATACCATCTAAAATATACCATTAGGTATAGGAGATCAATTAAACCATTATATCAAGATATGTTTGTGTATTCGCAGGGATCAAGAATGGCAAATCCATACTGTTAAAAATTTAAATTTTTATAGCTTTAAGAACCGTAAAACTTTATTATTCAGCAATTCATTTTCTACCACTACATAATACATTCCTGCTCCAAAATGACCCACATCTATTCTCCAATCATAGGTTTCCATCACCAATTTTGAAAGTTGATTGTAAATTTTCAATTTTGATTGAACCGGTTTAAGGACATATAGTGCATCAGTTACAGGATTGGGATATAATGAAAACTCAAAATTCATTGAATGATCATTGGTGTCACTTAGCGGGCCTAATCGGTAATTCGGGAAATAAGGCATGGTGAAAGCATTGTATGTGGGTAGTTCAAAATCATGTTGTTTAAACATACATTCTTGTCCTTCTAAATCCGGTTTATGAATGATGTGAAAGTAATTATCACTATTGGTACAATTCATATAAATTTTACCATCAGGTGCTAACTGATGTCTATAAAATGTAGTACCAAAAGGTGATGCAAATCCATCAAATGTATCAATTAATATTCTTGTAGCACCCACATCTTCGGCGCTAAGATCCATTTGCCACAAATGTATGGGACTAGATACATAAAGAAACTTAGAACTAGCTGAGACAGATAATTCTAATAACTGTAAATTATTCACTTGATCGCTTGGTATCCAACTTGGGTAATATTTCTTGTTACTTACCCGACCTTCCTTTCGGTCAAACTCATAGATTGTCAAGCCTGAGCGGATATCCACTCTAATGTACTTACTACCGTCAGGACTGAACACAGAGTTTGATCCCCAGTCATATTCCCCGGTTGGGATATCGATATCTTGATAAAAAGGACCTGTTACCTCTCCCGATCGAAACAAAAACGTAATTAAACTATCTGAATTATAATTGGTCAGTAAAATCCAATAATCCAATCCATTGGCATGCTTAACCACCTCAAATGATCTTCTAAATATAAATTGATCATAAAGCATTTTTCTCAATTCTGTAATTTGCCATTCACCCTGCCTATATTCTAAAGTAGTCATATAAAGTTTATTCGTAAACCATCCTCTTAATCCGGCCATAGTATCACTTAAATGCAAAAGGATTAATCGGTTTTTATCCTTGTAATCCTCCAAAAAGCAACCATTTTTAGGAAAAGAAAACCCAAATTCAGGACAATCTAAATTATAAGTTTGGCCAGGATTTAAAGTATCCCCCATTTTAATTACCCTATTTTTTGAATCGTACAATCTACAGCCTTCGCTAAACATAAGCAATTCTCCCGTGAATGGGTCACTGACTGAGATCGATGCTCTGCCAAATTCTACATTTCTCATAGAATAGGAAGTATCTAAATACCCGCTTGTAAAATTAATAGTGGTATTACCCCACGGTCTTCCATCACATTCTCTGCAATAACCAAGAATCCAAGTATTATCGAATTTCTGTGAAAACAAAGCTTGAGAAAAAATGCAATAGAATAGTATTAACTTTTTCATTATAGGTATTAAAATAAATTGGCCAATCAAACTAGATTGGCCAATCTGGCTGGATAGAATTATAAAATTATCTTCGTAGTATAGCTACTGGTCTTTTCTCTACTTTGCACTTCCAATATATAAACACCTTTAGGAACATCTACAGTATTCAATTCATTGGAATTAACTTTATAGATTATCCTACCTAGCATATCAATGAGAATAATAGAAGAAATTGTTCCATCCTTATCTTCTACTACCACTTTTTCAGGCATATAGCTTATGGCATACTTCTGAGTAGAATCAATTATATCTTTACTTTTAGTGATTGGAAGGGGACAATGATCTTCCAATAGATCCAAAGTTATATCCTCTCTATCCAATAATTGTACCGCCCTGAGTACAGGAGATCCATAAGTATCATAACATAAATAAGCGATGTCCAGAACTTCTGCATAATCTGATGAACTTAATACAAAGTCTGCATCCAACATTTTACTTATAATCCTTTGATTGATCCATTGCTCATACTCATCAAATGTTTCGGTAGTAGAAATTAATTGGTTATAATCCAATGCCTCATTTAACTTATGTTCTCTGTAATTTTCCAGACTATCTGAATGATAAGTGATATTTAACAATATAGAATCATACTCATTTGCAAAAATTAACTTTTGGGTTTCAAGGTCTTGGTTCGGACCAGCTTGAAGTTGTTCATTGATATCTGCTATTAATTCGTGGAGAACTACTAGTTGATCATATAAGCTGTCCAAAAAATATTCAAAAGAAGGATGATTCTTAGATTCATAAATCAATTGGTCTCGCTTAGAAATGTACTCTACGTTGGTTTCAAGTTTTGAATTATAATAATCTTCAACTTCAGGGTCAGATAATAAATCTGGATTTGCATCTATTTTACTCCAAGTCGCTATGGTCTGCAACCAGTTATTTAATTCGGTTGACTGATATTGACCTCCAATTTCCAATACATCGATGTCAGTCAATTCTTCTGCCAAAGCAGGAACAATGGATCGTGGACAAGATCTTACGTTCTGATTTTCAGAAAAAAACCAGCCACTTGTAGGTATTCTTGTCGCTGGCAGGTGGGATGAATTAATAGAGGGATTTACATAAAAAAGCGATTTATCTGGATCACCAATGCATTCAGCACTTGTAGTATTGTTATTCTCCCAAATATTTCCTAAATGATACTGTCTGCCAATATCAGATTTATCAATTAACAATCCTCTGTTAGTCCAGTTTTTAAACGTGTTAATCCCCATTTGAGCAGCATTATTCCCTACTCTAAAGTTTAACCCAATTCGACCATTTGAAATAGTGTTTTGACCATTGAAGACGTTATTGCACAATTTATTATTAAATCCCTGATTTATTCTAAGAGCATATTCAAAATCTGAATTATCTCCTGTAAATGTATTATCATGGATGTCATTTCCACCTTTATTTAAAAGCAGATCAGTACTATATCCTTCAAATTTATTGTCAATAATAAAGTTTCGAGGTTCTTGTGACCTATTAATACATAGACTATTGCATTTAAATTCATTTTTGTCAAGCAATGACAGTCTCATGGTACCGAATGCAAAAAAACCGGTTCCGCTCTTGTTTCTTTCGACAATATTTTTTACTAATTTGGTATTGGATATATCTACTGAAACAAAGTCACTTTGGTTAACAAGATTCTGAGTATAATCAATTGTATTTATATACTTATTTTCATTTAGAGCTATTTCAGAATGAAAAATAGCCCTAACCCCAAAACGACAATCATTAAAATGACTTTTTGAAATCTTAAGCGTATGTTTAAGTACTTCAGCGCCATACAAACATCTATTAAATGAATACTGTGATGGATCATCTATAACCCCTTCATAAAATATTGACCCATTTACATCTTCACCTGAAGCTGTCCTGAAACCATTTCTACAATCTTCAAAAATGGACCTATTGACAAAAAGAATACTCTTATTGGTATAAATGCCA
This window of the Saprospiraceae bacterium genome carries:
- a CDS encoding aspartate 1-decarboxylase, which codes for MLLQFFKSKIHRATVTQANLHYVGSITIDETLMEAANLYEGEKVQIVNNNNGERFETYVIKGEKGSGMVCLNGAAARKAEIGDIIIVISYAIMTPEEAKNFHPISIFVDDKNQIKEL
- a CDS encoding T9SS type A sorting domain-containing protein, translating into MIFLMCCFNSFNLNGQTGFEGADNNPGNQNPCNTSSYSCSLTTFDFTFQDGHQISSSGTFYQGKTIKVLGELIIDQSTTFRCCFFSFGSGASIIVNSSVGLTISDSELRCGSWNGIFAGSNNFVSLKNNYFSNFTTALMSTNPFHLTVQGNHFISTGSLGTITGISLMNVNSNSMHRCFIAENYFQNLEKGIEAYNCQSLGIGYYSFNNNLFSFCRYGIYTNKSILFVNRSIFEDCRNGFRTASGEDVNGSIFYEGVIDDPSQYSFNRCLYGAEVLKHTLKISKSHFNDCRFGVRAIFHSEIALNENKYINTIDYTQNLVNQSDFVSVDISNTKLVKNIVERNKSGTGFFAFGTMRLSLLDKNEFKCNSLCINRSQEPRNFIIDNKFEGYSTDLLLNKGGNDIHDNTFTGDNSDFEYALRINQGFNNKLCNNVFNGQNTISNGRIGLNFRVGNNAAQMGINTFKNWTNRGLLIDKSDIGRQYHLGNIWENNNTTSAECIGDPDKSLFYVNPSINSSHLPATRIPTSGWFFSENQNVRSCPRSIVPALAEELTDIDVLEIGGQYQSTELNNWLQTIATWSKIDANPDLLSDPEVEDYYNSKLETNVEYISKRDQLIYESKNHPSFEYFLDSLYDQLVVLHELIADINEQLQAGPNQDLETQKLIFANEYDSILLNITYHSDSLENYREHKLNEALDYNQLISTTETFDEYEQWINQRIISKMLDADFVLSSSDYAEVLDIAYLCYDTYGSPVLRAVQLLDREDITLDLLEDHCPLPITKSKDIIDSTQKYAISYMPEKVVVEDKDGTISSIILIDMLGRIIYKVNSNELNTVDVPKGVYILEVQSREKTSSYTTKIIL
- a CDS encoding flippase-like domain-containing protein, yielding MAPFLKKFVQFLFFLALGVAILWWLYQKQDESYKAYCQLNNIASADCILWKKLLNDLVEIRWVFVVVVFIAFYLSNYFRALRWLLIFEPLGYKPHKINTVGTILVSYFANLGFPRSGEFVRAAMISRYERIPIDKSLGTVFIDRVLDLIAMALIIVLTVLTQIPAFKSLYDAHLASVPVYQKLVLPILGLLMSLLIFLTRHQWKNWPLIRDIKHKVKGFYEGVSSVKKIKEPKAFFFYTFMIWFWFYVMLFAAMQAFEPTSHLSFGAGLVVYVFGSLGMLIPTPGGIGSYHYLVMLSLAYYQIDQVNAFSFANISFFCAQFATNLVLGITALIIMYFYNRNRRREMTRR
- a CDS encoding Nif3-like dinuclear metal center hexameric protein, which encodes MNQAILIKDLCEFLESIAPLHLQESYDNCGLLTGSREAMVTGVLCSLDCTEEVLLEAEKMQCNVVVCHHPVIFKGIKSLTGEDYVQRTIILAIQKGIAIYAIHTNLDNVLKSGVNQKIAQKIGLTDLRILKPSFENTGDIGAGVLGNFRTPVLLFDLLKHLKLQFQTGVIRYTRDLGKPIEKVAVCGGSGSFLTKEAIRQSAEVLISADFKYHDFFDADQKIVLIDIGHYESEQYTIELLKDRISENFSNFAAHCTKVITNPIKYF
- a CDS encoding T9SS type A sorting domain-containing protein, with protein sequence MGDTLNPGQTYNLDCPEFGFSFPKNGCFLEDYKDKNRLILLHLSDTMAGLRGWFTNKLYMTTLEYRQGEWQITELRKMLYDQFIFRRSFEVVKHANGLDYWILLTNYNSDSLITFLFRSGEVTGPFYQDIDIPTGEYDWGSNSVFSPDGSKYIRVDIRSGLTIYEFDRKEGRVSNKKYYPSWIPSDQVNNLQLLELSVSASSKFLYVSSPIHLWQMDLSAEDVGATRILIDTFDGFASPFGTTFYRHQLAPDGKIYMNCTNSDNYFHIIHKPDLEGQECMFKQHDFELPTYNAFTMPYFPNYRLGPLSDTNDHSMNFEFSLYPNPVTDALYVLKPVQSKLKIYNQLSKLVMETYDWRIDVGHFGAGMYYVVVENELLNNKVLRFLKL
- a CDS encoding family 20 glycosylhydrolase; this translates as MKNIKSTLFLICSLFVFTLFGQSIPSIIPKPKSIKMAGGQVTVRDIQTIVIPKKNIEIKNLALQYASALGLDKYQITEQQKPEFAKNKSLVFQLVNQENQNDYYSFTVTKNGILVAANGPKGVFYALQTLIQLLESSNQTEKTLPFISIEDEPVFGYRGMHLDVARHFFPVAAVKRYLDLLARYKMNYFHWHLTDDQGWRIEIKKFPKLTEVGAYRKGTALGHAHDAKDQKDQEDYGSYYTQEEIKEIIQYAKERHIEIIPEIEMPGHSSAALAAYPEFGCTGGPYHVASHWGVFKDVFCTKDTALWFVKEVLGEVCDLFPGKYFHVGGDEVPKDRWKACSNCQSIRKRQGLKSEDELQSYFIEQVGIYLFNRGKKLIGWDEIMEGGLAPNATVMSWRGTKGGIEAAKLKHEVIMCPGSHCYFDHYQSESSKEPLAIGGYTSLEKVYGFKPIPEELKSDERRFVLGAQGNLWTEYIPGEEHLQYMAFPRAIALAEILWSESNALDYKNFVERLAQHSNWFKKNKFGFCNAYLDLAYQTSTASDGVKFTFVKPPVDGRILLESEKPDEGIVQEYPVSDSFLLEKDLEFGAWYQLPDKTLGRALRLHFQKHLAAGKSIQLKYNPSAKYPGSGAQCLVNGFSAPSHKFGGSEWMGFEADDLEADIDLGTEKDIQNISIQFYQANDSWIYAPEEILVYSSQDGKQYDQIQKVQVPLSPKKIILQEIALKQKTKSRYLRIVAKNAGRIAEGLPGAGHKAWLFVGEIRVE
- a CDS encoding pantoate--beta-alanine ligase; amino-acid sequence: MIIAETTEDLQKVTNGWKAEGHRIAFVPTMGALHKGHLSLVSAAKSAGRIPIVSIFINPSQFNNKEDFQRYPRMVSQDIELLTKSNCALVFIPSVEEVYPDDFVPFSGLDLDGLDLVMEGIFRPGHFEGMLQVVKRLLDLVQPDELYMGQKDFQQHTLVRHMIQKLNLPVRLIIGPTLRESDGLAMSSRNMRLTPEFRAKAPVIFQALKRLMKINGTKDLPNAIKRAIQMIEDKGLRVEYLEIVDAYNLEKVSDPNSHSYIVACVACWAGDIRLIDNVVLKGPEQ